The following proteins come from a genomic window of Schistocerca cancellata isolate TAMUIC-IGC-003103 chromosome 10, iqSchCanc2.1, whole genome shotgun sequence:
- the LOC126106863 gene encoding cuticle protein 65 isoform X3: MKVLAIAVLALAAVAFAEEEKKQEKRGLLGLGYGGYGGYAGYGGYGGYGHGLALAAAPAAIAAPAIAHAPAVAVAAAPAIAHAPAVAVAPAIAHAPAAVSSVSQVSYGTTHYAPAVAKVAAPVAVAAPAIAAAPAIGLGYGYGHGLGYGHGLGLGYAAAAPAVSLGYGGYGHGLSLGYGHH, translated from the exons atgaaggtcCTG GCTATCGCAGTGCTGGCTCTGGCCGCCGTGGCCTTTGCTGAGGAGGAGAAGAAGCAGGAGAAGCGAGGCCTGCTGGGTCTGGGATACGGAGGCTACGGAGGATATGCAGGATATGGAGGCTACGGAGGCTACGGACACGGCCTGGCCctggccgccgcccccgcagccatcgccgcccccgccatcgcgCACGCCCCCgcagtcgccgtcgccgccgcccccgccatcgctCACGCCCCCGCAGTGGCCGTTGCCCCAGCCATTGCCCACGCCCCCGCTGCCGTCTCCAGCGTCTCACAG GTGAGCTACGGAACTACTCACTACGCCCCGGCAGTGGCTAAGGTGGCCGCCCCCGTGGCAgtcgccgcccccgccatcgctgCCGCCCCCGCCATCGGCCTGGGCTACGGGTACGGACACGGATTGGGCTACGGACACGGACTCGGATTGGGctacgccgccgccgcccccgccgtcagCCTGGGCTACGGAGGATACGGACACGGCCTGAGCCTCGGCTACGGACACCATTAG